The sequence gcataacttttttttttttcctctttagtACGAACTACAAAGCTTCTTTTgctaaaaaaccaaaatttttcaaTAACACCAGTTAAACTTAAAATGTTCACATTGACCCCAAGAACCAGTGCCAAGCAGAATGCAAGGCCCTGCTGGTCAGTTTATACTATATACCAAAGAGATCTGTTAACCATTCCCACCTCACATATCAGAGGTCTGTCTGTCCCTTAACCAGTCTCACCTTAACATTTCAGTAGCAACTATATGCTCTTTCTGGCGACATGATTCATATATACCAccatcaaacacaaaaaaattggcCAACAAGTATCTAAACCAAAAGGTGTTGATCTCAATATACATATCTGCATTATTAGCATAAAATAAATCAGTCACCTTAGTGAGTGAGAGAGGTCAATGCATCACAGCCACAAAATTGGGATGCTAAATCATCTGTAATTGGCAAACTTAATTTTGAAAAGACAAAAGACATCATATTTGTAAACTAAGATCAGTAATACAAAGGTCATTAATAATTATGCCATGATATTCATCCAAAGGAAGACTAAATATGTTTAGTTATATTCAACCTTACCAAAGAAACCAGTGTAGAAAAATGCATCATTTGGACTGCGAAACTTACAGCCGTTTAATACCATCTTGAGAACTTTCCAAAATAGCAGTTCCACACTCCCTCAGCCAGATTATCTATCTCTCCACTTGAATCGTCCTCAATGAAGGTGTTACTCTTATTCCTCAACTGTAGCTTTCCAGTCAAAGTAATTTGCTCACACTCACCATCTGTTCCAGCCTCAACCAGCTCAGCTTTCCTCTTCAAGACAAAGCACGCAACTTCAATGTCCTCCTTGTACACGCTGAAGTTCGCCTcatcataaatttgatgaagTCCAGATTCACTTTTCCCTCCATTGATAATCAAAATTTCCCTAGCTGCTTGTTTCTCCAATGATATAAGCATATAAACAGTCATAAAGCAGGTAACAGTGGAAAATATTAGGGGTAGGAAGTAGAGAAGAGCTCTGAAAATGATtgggaagaaaaaggaaaataataatgcaCACGAGAATGAGGAGGCAATGCCAAAACGACTTTGCAAAAAATCCTTCAAGACATTAGTATCAAAGATCTcacataaatcaataaaactagTATGCATGCCTACTTAGAAATGGGCGAGTGATCTATTACTGGGTTAGCAAGTTTGCGTCAGGATGCTTTATAGCAAGTTATCAGTGCTTAGTTTGTGGCTGTATTAATATGCAGTGGGAAAAAGATGAGAGAACATTACTTTGATTGCTTTTTCAAGGGTATAAAGTGTGCTTTGGAAGAAGAATTGAACAAGTAAAGGCCCCATTTCTTTAGCCAAAATTCCTGCCCTCTTATACAAATTGGTCTTCCAAAAGCTTTTTTATGTGAAAGCAAAATGCTGAGAATCTGCCCATCTGAAGGGGCACTGGAGCTAACATGTTTAGGGGAATCATTTCTTCTAATTTCACAAGTCATCAATGGGTACTAAAACTCCAAGCAtacataaacaaaaacacaagtctCATCCACATAAGCTGATCTTGTCAAAGGCGAACATGCTGATATATTCCAGTTCCAGATGCCTTTTCTTCTCATAGAAGCAACCATGGCTTTAATATGAACTGAATCTGATGCCTAAACTTATCTACACAGGGATGCTTCACCCTGAGCTCTCAAATCGTGTTCTGCACTAACTCCCTTGGATAGAACAACAATTCGAGCCACAAATGTGTTAAAGTGGGGAGAAATTTGATCTTCCAAACTTCTGGTATGGTTTCCTATTCACCATTtcaaaatataagtttttgtctaagaatcaaagaaacaaaagataaagCATCACCCTATGCAATCCTCAACCTGAATCTACTTTTCTTACAGTTTTATACATGCATTATATGCTTACAGCATTTCATTCACATAAAGAAAATTTGTATCTGAGAAATGCATGGTGCTTGGAAAAATAACCTGAACACAGATTATCTTCGCATTACACGCTGTCGTTCCCTCTTCCGAAAACGCTCAAGCATAAACTCATCTGTGGCAGCTTGCCTCTGCCCAACACCTTCTGTGCTACTATTTTCTGTTGATTTAGTTCCGGCTCCATCAGCTTGTACACCTCGATCTTTGTAAAGGTCTGGATGATCTGCATGCAAATTCATGAAGATATAATCTGCTGTTAAGGGAAACAAGCACACTCGTGCAGGAAACGTAAATCTCACCAGATTAATACATGTGATCTGTTCACAggtatgattaaaaaaagagaactCTAATAATGGAAGCCAACACCAAGCAagaatatatttgataaaacatAGACAATAGATACACATATAGGACACTCTAGAAAACTAATGATGTGATGAAACAAAGTTCAGTTGCGAAAACCTCTCCACAAATTATCCATACAACTTGTCCGATTAAAAGGTAAAAACTTACCAACCTCCACCATCACATCTCAAGGGcacaagttttgattgttttattcATCATGAAGATCACGTGTGAAAGAAGTAAAAGATATCCAACAAACCTCTCCGAAGCTTTTCAGCGTAATCCCGGCCACGCTGGAAATAATCAGCACTATAGCTTGAGGGGATACTTAGTTCTGACTTCATTTTACCAACAAGCCTCTTATCTTGCAGCAGCTTTTTAGCTGCTTCTGTTTCTTCAATATTTCGTAATTTGTACctgaaataaatgaaacaaaagcacATGCAGTCAATACACAGGCAGGAATACTGAAAAAGAAAGTTAAAATACATTTTTGTGCTTGGTTGAGAGGGAAGTCAGGAGTAAAGGTATCTTGATCGTTATATCAGAACACTGGAGATCTTCATGTAGGATTTTCCCACTTAAGATTTCTCAACTTGCATAAGTTTCAATGTCAGTTAACAAAAGTTTTCTGGTAATGTTGCTGTGGTTGGTCCCCCTTTTTGCACTAAATAATTATATCCATGTTCCtattaagaaaatcaaaatgaagCAAAAACATGATAACTATATGGACAAGACCGGCAGAAGAAGAAAGTTCAGATGTTTAGCAATAGATTCTTTCCAAAATTTCTTAGTatggtggaaaaaaaaaaatcacatgcttTACATGCCATGCAttgaaagagaagaaaggaagtctcataggaaaaaagaaaactagaCACACATTCAGAGAGCATAAACTATCATTTGAGCATTTGGGACAACAAGCAGCAAtctaaaaactgaaaaatttcCAAGTTgtgtatataaaaatacatcAGATCTTATAGTTGCCATCATTTTTCTTCACTCCTGAAGTAATGTATTGTTTCATAAATATCATTTTGTTTTATCagtatttcacaaaatttaatCTCCTTCACCAAGTTTTTGACAACTCTACTATTGAGTCTTGGCTAATAATTTATGCCAGAAGTAGCAGGGCAGTAATAAGTGAATGAACATACTCTATAGGGAGTTGAACCTCAGCAATCCCAGTTGTCCATTGAGTAGAACTTTCCTCTGAGTTCCTCTTCTTTACCTGAAagagttaaaaaattaaattaaattcagaaaagaaaattccTATTTTTGACGAGCAAATCCACAGTGAAACGCATAAAAAAAGGCCTCAACCTTGAGATGCTCAGGCACAACATACAGTTGGTCAACAGGATCGTGTTCCTCCTTATCACTAGCATCaactttctttcctttcttcttggCCAGTTCTTGTTCTACATACCTCAACCTTTACAAACCAAGGCCAAATTTTTAGGCAAAGTTATAAGATTATGGCCCATTATTAATGGCATTTTCTTCAAGTATGttactaaaataaaatctagTGGAGTTAAAGAAGGGATACATGTGGGGATCTTCGACAGTGACGGCGGTTTCCTGGGCGAAGGTATCCTGGAGAACAAGATCCTCCTTCTCGCCCTCCCCATCGCCAGCTCGGTGGGCGGTGGACTTGGCAGTGAGTAGGGCGGGGATTCCAGGCTTCTTCTCCCGGTTCTTTTGCATGAGCCTTACCGCCTCCAATGCCAACCTTGGGGAAATCAAGAGGAACAAAAAGACATACACAAAAATCAAGGTTTTATATCGCATCGCTGCAAAAGAAACCCTAGAGAAGAGAATATCGAATCGGGatgaaaaaatcaaatctttgatCAACCCACCTTCGTTCTTCTTCGTCATCTGAATCGGCCGTGGTGGGGTTCTGATCCAAAGGTCGCTTCCTGAAATTTTTGGTGGGCATCGTTGGGGATCCAAGAAGATaacaaagatggaaagaaggagaGCGTCCACAAccacagcagcagcaacagGGTTTAATGTGTTTTATTTCACTATATAATGATTGTTACCGGTGATGATgaattattagatttttaattaattaataaccgAGATCCAGGTCCCAAGTCCCAACCTGGATGTTTTCACTGTCGTGCTTGTACTCATACTGGATTTGTTGGGCCCATTAGCTATTATTTCTCGGCCCGAcccacttctcttttcttctcttctcttctcttggGATTGATATCTCCGTTCGAGATTATGAATCTTTGAGCCATTAATTGTTGACTCGGTTCAGCAATGCTCCATCCAATCCAATTTGGAGCTGGTACAGTGGTAATTAACATACCCGGCTTTTcaacttaattattaataactGATTTAGGTTCcgtgaaaataattataaaaagaagcttggattattgatgttgcaaataattattaattaactaGTCATATGAAAAAATGCATGATCAGACTATTCTCGTCCGCTTGACTTGAGAGAGAGCGCGGGACTCGGTCCAATAACGAAAACCAAAAAGAGCTGTGAGgcgagagggagagagagagagggggttGCGGTCCACCTCATGATCGCTTCAGTGCCTTCTCAGCCATTGGTTATATTTAGATGCATCCCTCTTAAACTGTATTCAGGGTGCTCATACAAGCCTATATAAATCTCCAGGCGAACAAGGTCAATCCCACGCCCATCTCTTTCTCACTTCTCTCATCAGCTGAGTAGCGCGTTACGTTGCGATTCGTCTCTTGACGAACTGAAGTGAGGGAGAGAACCAATGGCCAAGTTCCAGCTGCTCGCCACTCTCTGCCTCCTCTCTGCCATTGCTGCTATCGCTCTGGCATCCCCAAAGCCCCAGTTCACTATCCAAGGCCGAGTATATTGTGACACTTGCCGGGCAGGCTTTGAGACCACTGCAACCGAGTACATTAAAGGTAACGTCAACgatgacgacgacgacgacgacaaaaaataaatatataaatatatatatatatatatattcacgtTCCACGGATAATGTATAAATTTATGATCATATATAGGAGCCAAGGTGAAGATGGAATGCAAGCGTTACGACAACGATGAAGTGTCGTACGAAGCTGAGGCGGTGACAGATGGCAGCGGTACCTACTCGATCACCATCAACAACGACCACCAGGACGAGATCTGCGAGGTGGTGTTGCTGGAAAGCCCCTTGGCTGGCTGCAACGAGATCGTGGTCGGAAGGAACAGAGCCCGTGTTGTGCTCACCCAGAATAGTGGCATGTCATCCGGTGTTCGCTATGCTAACTCCCTCGGCTTCTACAAGGAAGATCCACTCCCACTTTGCGGTGAATTACTCCAGATGTTCGCCTTGGATGATTGATTTCATTACACCAAGCATAAATTTAAGCAGCACCAACATGCGCAGGCATTTGGAAACGGAAATGCATGCTCCTCTTTATTACTTAATAAATTACTTGCTTAATTAATTACCTCCTCGTCTTTGTCAAATAATCTATAATACCTAatcattcaacaacaaaaaataatgtACCATCCAAGGCACTGCACTTGCTACCTTATTTATCATCATGTTGGCTCATCgctgctttgtttttttttttattaattaattaccacaGCTATTAATTAAGGTTGCAATCTATCCTATATTTTATTCtcaatgaagaaattattcattcattcattcatgctCGTTTTGCTTTTTGAGAGTACGAAACATATGAAAATTAACGAACAATCCTTTGAGGATGACAATGATGATGAAAAGAACAATTAATCAAGAAGATGACCATGGATACATATAGGACTttgacaatgataaaaaaagaacaattaatCAAGAAGATGACCATGGATACATATAGGTCCAAAGATTAGCAGCCTCGTCGTGAGCATACATACCCTCGGCCGCGACAAGCCAGATGCACTGACTGGAGCATCGTATTTCGTCCCTCTTGTAGTCATAGGCGTCGAACACAAAATTAAGAGTGGGATTCATGAGGTTGCAGAAGAAGAGGGTCGTCCCCCAAACATTTGGATTGAAGCCCCACACGAACTCCTGCCCCTCTGCCAAAGTCTGCTGCTGTAGGTCATCGTCCTTGGATTTGCAGTGCAAGCTCAAGTTCTTTCCTCCCCCAAGCCTGTTTTGTATATGCACAGTCGTCCTGCCATTGCCTCCTCCGCCAGCCTCCAGTACCGATTTGGTATCTTCGCTCCAGATCACCACCTTAGGCCCAAACAGGATCACTGTTTCATTGCTCAGCTGCTCTGCCCCGGAAACAGAGGCCACACAGCATAGACAAGATGAGCCTAAAAACAGCAGCAGCAGAACCTTCGAGCGAGGATCCATGTGAGATAGGAAAatggacacacacacacacacac comes from Dioscorea cayenensis subsp. rotundata cultivar TDr96_F1 chromosome 15, TDr96_F1_v2_PseudoChromosome.rev07_lg8_w22 25.fasta, whole genome shotgun sequence and encodes:
- the LOC120278195 gene encoding uncharacterized protein LOC120278195; protein product: MHTSFIDLCEIFDTNVLKDFLQSRFGIASSFSCALLFSFFFPIIFRALLYFLPLIFSTVTCFMTVYMLISLEKQAAREILIINGGKSESGLHQIYDEANFSVYKEDIEVACFVLKRKAELVEAGTDGECEQITLTGKLQLRNKSNTFIEDDSSGEIDNLAEGVWNCYFGKFSRWY
- the LOC120278190 gene encoding protein COP1 SUPPRESSOR 2, whose product is MPTKNFRKRPLDQNPTTADSDDEEERRLALEAVRLMQKNREKKPGIPALLTAKSTAHRAGDGEGEKEDLVLQDTFAQETAVTVEDPHMLRYVEQELAKKKGKKVDASDKEEHDPVDQLYVVPEHLKVKKRNSEESSTQWTTGIAEVQLPIEYKLRNIEETEAAKKLLQDKRLVGKMKSELSIPSSYSADYFQRGRDYAEKLRRDHPDLYKDRGVQADGAGTKSTENSSTEGVGQRQAATDEFMLERFRKRERQRVMRR
- the LOC120278197 gene encoding major pollen allergen Lol p 11-like, with amino-acid sequence MAKFQLLATLCLLSAIAAIALASPKPQFTIQGRVYCDTCRAGFETTATEYIKGAKVKMECKRYDNDEVSYEAEAVTDGSGTYSITINNDHQDEICEVVLLESPLAGCNEIVVGRNRARVVLTQNSGMSSGVRYANSLGFYKEDPLPLCGELLQMFALDD
- the LOC120278196 gene encoding self-incompatibility protein S1-like, which codes for MDPRSKVLLLLFLGSSCLCCVASVSGAEQLSNETVILFGPKVVIWSEDTKSVLEAGGGGNGRTTVHIQNRLGGGKNLSLHCKSKDDDLQQQTLAEGQEFVWGFNPNVWGTTLFFCNLMNPTLNFVFDAYDYKRDEIRCSSQCIWLVAAEGMYAHDEAANLWTYMYPWSSS